TgctgttaaaattattttcttatattGTACCTGCTATTTGCCTTACCATAaaatgcatgttttgtttttgttacggCTTTCGCAGGTttctgcggtgcaaagttcaagcttggtgaattcttacctacaaaatcgcatcacttgactgcatgagaccaatagaggatcaaaatatgacctctctggacaggaatttaaaacatggagcaatcgcttgattttttaaatgtctaataagcttgtttaatcccgccccttttgccgtgcgacagaatttcacacacacacaaactctagtgtgactgtagCTTAAGTCTTATTTTAGTATGCTTTGTTAATTGTTGGGTTGTTTAGTCTTAGGTTAGTGTTGTATATTTGTTGGAGAACATGAGCTTTGATTCTTTATTCATTCTTGCTTAGTTGTGACacatgattttgtttgatttgttttgtttgtaataaatttACTAGTTTGGACAACTTTCATGTGTACTCTTTGTGTTGCATTCCCTTGATAGATtaattcttttgtgtttaaaaaaagagtttgtaacagtttttttttaaatacagtgtatgtGTTTTGATAGAGATGAGCAATGAAATAagtaaaaattgaataaaaatcaGTGGAATATAAATGAAAAAGAGTGAGTGCCTGATAAATTGTCTTACCCTACATGGTGACCTTCCTGTCTCATTTACAAATCCAGCACATATCAGGTTGTCTGTAACTGTTTGTTCATACTTAGTACTGCATTCAATGTTGTTCACAATAGGGGCCTCCACCTCCTTCAGCACATCAGAAAGCATTACATCTgtcacacaaaataaaaacacagatttgTTAATATCTCATAAAATATCTATTTGCTCAAACTGTAATTTTGAAGCAATGCTTCTCACAAATGGAATTAATCGAGCCCCAGCCAGTGACCCAACTCTCTGTCCCGTCAACAAACACACTACCAGCAGCAGCCAGACACACTGGCCTAATGTAATCAGTGAAAGTCACGGAGGAAGAGAGCTGGACAAGTGCTATACTGTTGGTGAAACTGTTATCTTTAGGATGATTGATGACTTGAATCACTGTCCTGGGTATCTCATGTGGGTTTGAGCCATTTCTGGTCTGACGTCCCAAGTAGATCACAACATCAGACACATTATTGCTGTAAAACAAATTAGATTTAATTCCACTGTAATGAATACACAGATATTCACTATTATACTTGGAcacttgaatatttaaaaaaaaaatgataatattaaaCTTGGTATTTTCAAACCTCTGAAAGCAGCTAGCAGCTGTCAAAACCCATCTTTCACTGATTAGTGACCCGCTGCAGAATAATCGTCCTGTTGACTTGACGTTAATGCTGGCCTGCCAGGGCCAAGACCCTTCTGTTGCATTCAGTCCACCAACAATCTTGGTGTTGAGAGGCGCTCGACCACAGACTGATGAGAGAAAAGAGGATTTGACTATTGtctgttttcagcacatttacaGCTAAACACTTCGACTGAAATGACATTAGATAATAACTACTTACCATCTGACTGACCCAGGCAGCCTGTTAGGAGAGACATTTTTTTGGTTGTTATTAATTTCTTGCATTGTCAGCATAATCAAAATTGGATAACCGATGAAAGTAAGACCCAAAGATTGGACAGCACAGGCTGGTAGACATTGC
This portion of the Danio rerio strain Tuebingen ecotype United States chromosome 3, GRCz12tu, whole genome shotgun sequence genome encodes:
- the LOC100004545 gene encoding serine protease 27-like — protein: MSLLTGCLGQSDVCGRAPLNTKIVGGLNATEGSWPWQASINVKSTGRLFCSGSLISERWVLTAASCFQSNNVSDVVIYLGRQTRNGSNPHEIPRTVIQVINHPKDNSFTNSIALVQLSSSVTFTDYIRPVCLAAAGSVFVDGTESWVTGWGSINSIYVMLSDVLKEVEAPIVNNIECSTKYEQTVTDNLICAGFVNETGRSPCRGDGGSPLITRQGSQWIQSGVLIYGFCGQNGIPSVYARVSEYEEWIRNYTSSSLPGFLSYPVIYTFMNAGSVNHSSFPLALAFSIITLFISRLF